One genomic window of Oryctolagus cuniculus chromosome 11, mOryCun1.1, whole genome shotgun sequence includes the following:
- the TP53INP2 gene encoding tumor protein p53-inducible nuclear protein 2 isoform X1, with translation MFQRLTSLFFGAPPPPEDSECPRAFVSEEDEVDGWLIIDLPDSYAAPGATPAPAGRPPPAPSLMDESWFVTPPACFTAEGPGLGPARLQSSPLEDLLIEHPSMSVYVTGSTIMLEPGPPSPHPDAALPDGDLSDGELAPARREPRALHHAAAPLPARAVLLEKAGQARRLQRARQRAERHALSAKVVQRQNRARESRPRRPKHQGSFVYQPCQRQFNY, from the exons ATGTTCCAGCGCCTCACCAGCCTCTTCTTcggcgcccccccaccccctgaaGACTCCGAGTGCCCCCGCGCCTTCGTCTCGGAGGAGGATGAGGTGGACGGCTGGCTTATCATTGACCTGCCGG ACAGCTACGCGGCTCCAGGGGCCACTCCTGCCCCCGCGGGCCGCCCTCCGCCCGCACCCTCCTTGATGGACGAGAGCTGGTTTGTTACCCCTCCCGCCTGTTTTACTGCAGAGGGGCCTGGCCTCGGGCCCGCCCGCCTCCAGAGCAGCCCCCTGGAGGACCTCCTCATCGAGCACCCCAGCATGTCCGTTTACGTCACCGGCAGCACCATAATGCTGGAGCCTGGGCCCCCTTCCCCGCACCCAGACGCTGCCCTGCCTGACGGCGACCTTAGTGACGG GGAGCTGGCGCCCGCCCGCcgcgagccccgggccctgcacCACGCCGCCGCTCCTCTGCCAGCGCGGGCCGTGCTGCTGGAGAAGGCGGGCCAGGCGCGGCGGCTGCAGCGGGCCCGACAGCGGGCCGAGCGCCATGCGCTGAGCGCCAAGGTGGTGCAGCGGCAGAACCGCGCCCGAGAGAGCCGTCCGCGccggcccaagcaccagggcagCTTCGTCTACCAACCGTGCCAGCGCCAGTTCAACTACTGA
- the TP53INP2 gene encoding tumor protein p53-inducible nuclear protein 2 isoform X2, translating into MFQRLTSLFFGAPPPPEDSECPRAFVSEEDEVDGWLIIDLPEGPGLGPARLQSSPLEDLLIEHPSMSVYVTGSTIMLEPGPPSPHPDAALPDGDLSDGELAPARREPRALHHAAAPLPARAVLLEKAGQARRLQRARQRAERHALSAKVVQRQNRARESRPRRPKHQGSFVYQPCQRQFNY; encoded by the exons ATGTTCCAGCGCCTCACCAGCCTCTTCTTcggcgcccccccaccccctgaaGACTCCGAGTGCCCCCGCGCCTTCGTCTCGGAGGAGGATGAGGTGGACGGCTGGCTTATCATTGACCTGCCGG AGGGGCCTGGCCTCGGGCCCGCCCGCCTCCAGAGCAGCCCCCTGGAGGACCTCCTCATCGAGCACCCCAGCATGTCCGTTTACGTCACCGGCAGCACCATAATGCTGGAGCCTGGGCCCCCTTCCCCGCACCCAGACGCTGCCCTGCCTGACGGCGACCTTAGTGACGG GGAGCTGGCGCCCGCCCGCcgcgagccccgggccctgcacCACGCCGCCGCTCCTCTGCCAGCGCGGGCCGTGCTGCTGGAGAAGGCGGGCCAGGCGCGGCGGCTGCAGCGGGCCCGACAGCGGGCCGAGCGCCATGCGCTGAGCGCCAAGGTGGTGCAGCGGCAGAACCGCGCCCGAGAGAGCCGTCCGCGccggcccaagcaccagggcagCTTCGTCTACCAACCGTGCCAGCGCCAGTTCAACTACTGA